Proteins encoded in a region of the Magallana gigas chromosome 8, xbMagGiga1.1, whole genome shotgun sequence genome:
- the LOC105333796 gene encoding ankyrin repeat and MYND domain-containing protein 1 isoform X9 — protein MSTLSEHLPKLSHAEFEKYPEPVEVHYKSGASYTGMVSNHLRCGQGVFKWPNGARYEGQYSENARNGKGLQIWQDGGQYEGEFLHDMRHGEGELKWSNGETYKGTFYKDRRHGKGEYIWPDGSKFSGTFFMDRKEGYGEFVFANGSKFEGLYKDDERLGPGVMTYGDNTQDIGLWHKEKLVKICTPISGAFTIHDHKEFVFSPEEHTLYINMNEEDRKPGSREKMKSTDIFDYLPENQLTDKVTDMYNETLDPGSLAINRSEFNREFFKEQDGEKSDGDEKVVAINRTPGMIEIQKHVHRHRNREKSMSFDVQEVMKGSRGGNFKQRGPLETASEELIMAAAQGDVKKVEDLLTSGKVHPDVADKNGHTALIGASVNWQTDVINVLLNNGANVNQLNDEGCSALSAGTIFFYPVEGFRYNIAERYLDVPSSPDKKSVNRSKATPSRSKSNASPTKQKTKSSLSEPLSSRSTLEDKRGISPDGGYPQNDNKPQVRIMEPGAQEAGEQNEETDVANGDTQPRSKDDPDSADFDSTATLHDYHIEVSERMIERCATQLSTNEKIVGGRRSNNSADLGRVRHLAIMKNERERMKSTLDLLLKRGADPNASGVPMPVLFFAIKSADVEVVKTLLEKGASTAITLPREKGGLAPLHIAAAIPGEEGVQITELLLEVGANPDVMAAEDDSFLNRTLEEEWSKDVILPESQELLGGRTPLQIACARDDNYKNACRVVHLLLEHQANPNLLCNGFSALALSIASGNDLAIDELLTYNCDPSLPLTHGVGSALCAATSTEYEYRRKNINQRLHLIDKLIKAGANILSPIPIGPKRIIGTAVDYAYYMFNQDRRISHMPFHALSHSERATYQARKKLLEHIGNILRTKAVEREKTRMDDEISSGRRSRSPSPGFVYIGAGAPLPPDAKIPKSLKGMDMGAGEMAKVTFESNDPSVGRGFPEREPANLPARALHSHASHFHVEEIDVVRLTASAQRKAATQSRLKPKNNFLVRKPLFKYCYECGRSVGVRLSACTRCKEVYYCGKSCKLAAWKARHSEECIRVGGRSRSPSPSGRRARKDMSPTPATEIKGKKTTVPELTKGKQTINVRVLVVESAEGDTVPFKGNSKSAKGPRGAHTEEQRRVQSEKMRRHWSPPPGVKVDNYSFV, from the exons ATGTCAACTTTATCGGAGCACTTGCCAAAGCTGAGCCATGCAGAGTTTGAAAAGTACCCCGAACCTGTGGAGGTGCACTATAAGAGTGGCGCCAGCTACACAGGAATGGTCAGCAACCACTTGCGGTGTGGACAGGGAGTCTTCAAATGGCCCAACGGTGCTCGGTATGAAGGCCAATATTCGGAGAATGCCAGGAATGGAAAAG GTTTACAAATATGGCAAGATGGGGGCCAGTACGAGGGTGAATTTTTACATGACATGAGGCATGGGGAGGGAGAACTTAAGTGGAGCAATGGAGAG acATACAAAGGAACATTCTACAAAGATCGTCGCCATGGAAAAGGAGAATACATTTGGCCAGATGGATCAAAATTCTCGGGGACATTTTTCATGGACAGAAAGGAAGGATATGGAGAGTTTGTTTTTGCCAATGGTAGTAAATTTGAG GGGTTGTATAAGGATGATGAGAGACTGGGACCAGGGGTCATGACCTATGGGGACAACACACAGGACATAGGTCTGTGGCACAAAGAGAAGCTGGTCAAGATCTGCACCCCGATCAGTGGAGCGTTTACCATACACGACCACAAAGAGTTTGTGTTCAGCCCCGAGGAGCATACCCTTTACATTAACATGAATGAGGAGGATAGAAAACCTGGCTCCAGGGAGAAGATGAAGAGTACAGACATATTTGATTACTTACCGGAAAACCAGCTGACTGACAAAGTGACGGACATGTATAACGAGACTTTGGACCCCGGAAGTCTGGCCATCAATCGTTCAGAGTTCAATCGAGAATTCTTCAAAGAACAGGATGGAGAGAAATCGGATGGAGACGAGAAAGTGGTAGCTATTAATCGCACCCCAGGAATGATCGAAATACAAAAGCATGTTCATCGCCATAGGAACCGAGAAAAAAGCATGTCATTTGATGTCCAAGAGGTGATGAAGGGAAGCAGGGGAGGGAATTTTAAACAGAGGGGGCCATTGGAGACAGCTTCAGAAGAACTCATCATGGCCGCCGCTCAGGGGGATGTCAAAAAGGTGGAGGATCTTCTGACATCTGGAAAAGTCCATCCTGATGTCGCAGACAAAAACGGTCATACTGCACTCATAGGGGCCAGC GTAAATTGGCAGACTGATGTCATCAATGTGTTACTGAATAATGGTGCCAATGTAAACCAACTCAATGATGAGGGATGCTCTGCTTTGTCTGCTGGCACTATTTTCTTCTACCCTGTGGAGGGATTTAG ATATAATATAGCagaaagatatttagatgtacCTTCATCGCCTGACAAAAAATCAGTAAATCGTAGTAAAGCAACTCCCTCTAGAAGCAAGTCAAATGCAAGCCcaacaaaacagaaaacaaaatcctCCCTCAGTGAGCCTCTTTCTAGTCGCAGTACCTTAGAGGACAAACGAGGTATCAGCCCTGATGGTGGATACCCTCAAAATGACAACAAGCCCCAGGTTCGTATCATGGAGCCCGGGGCTCAGGAGGCAGGTGAGCAGAATGAGGAGACAGATGTGGCCAATGGGGACACTCAACCGAGGAGCAAGGATGACCCAGATAGCGCGGATTTTGATTCTACGGCCACGTTACATGATTACCACATTGAGGTTTCGGAGAGAATGATAGAAAGGTGTGCCACTCAGCTCAGCACCAATGAGAAGATTGTCGGAGGCAGACGGTCAAACAACAGCGCTGATCTTGGAAGAGTCAGGCATCTTGCAATCATGAAAAATGA GCGAGAGAGAATGAAGAGCACCTTAGATTTATTGTTAAAGAGAGGAGCGGATCCCAATGCCTCAGGGGTGCCTATGCCAGTTCTCTTCTTTGCAATAAAATCAGCTGATGTGGAAGTGGTGAAGACTCTACTGGAGAAGGGAGCATCCACAGCCATCACCCTTCCAAGAGAG AAGGGAGGTCTGGCCCCTCTACACATTGCTGCAGCTATACCCGGGGAGGAAGGGGTACAGATAACAGAACTTCTCCTGGAGGTGGGGGCCAACCCTGACGTCATGGCGGCAGAAGACGACTCATTCCTCAACAGGACTTTG GAGGAGGAGTGGTCCAAAGATGTCATTCTGCCAGAGAGTCAAGAGTTGTTAGGTGGGCGTACACCATTGCAGATTGCATGTGCTAGAGATGACAATTATAAG AATGCCTGTCGAGTGGTACATCTGCTGTTGGAGCACCAAGCCAACCCTAACCTCCTGTGTAATGGATTCTCTGCCCTGGCTCTGTCCATTGCCAGCGGCAACGACCTG GCTATTGATGAACTTTTGACCTATAACTGTGACCCCAGTTTACCTTTGACCCATGGAGTAGGCAGTGCCTTGTGTGCTGCAACATCAACAGAATACGAGTACAGACgaaaaaatatcaatcaaagACTGCATCTT ATTGATAAGTTAATCAAAGCTGGAGCCAACATTTTGTCACCTATTCCAATTGGACCCAAGAGAATCATTGGAACCGCTGTAGACTATGCCTACTACATGTTCAATCAG GATCGTCGTATATCGCACATGCCCTTTCACGCTCTGTCGCACAGTGAGCGGGCTACTTACCAGGCTAGGAAGAAACTGCTGGAACATATTGGTAACATTTTAAGAACCAAAGCAGTTGAAAGAGAGAAAACGCGCATGGATGACGAAATCAGTTCTGGAAGGCGAA GTAGAAGCCCCAGTCCTGGATTTGTCTACATTGGAGCAGGGGCCCCTCTACCCCCTGATGCCAAGATTCCCAAGTCCCTCAAGGGAATGGATATGGGAGCAGGGGAAATGGCAAAAGTCACTTTTGAGTCCAATGATCCCAGTGTAGGACGAGGGTTTCCGGAACGCGAACCAGCTAATCTTCCGGCCAG AGCTTTGCATTCACATGCTAGCCATTTCCATGTTGAGGAAATCGATGTGGTACGCTTGACTGCTTCTGCACAGAGGAAAGCAGCCACACAATCTCGACTCAAGCCTAAAAATAACTTCCTTGTCAG GAAGCCTCTGTTTAAGTACTGCTATGAATGCGGTCGGTCAGTaggcgtccgtctgtctgctTGTACCAGGTGTAAGGAGGTGTACTACTGTGGAAAGTCCTGTAAACTGGCAGCCTGGAAGGCCAGACATAGCGAAGAGTGCATCAGGGTCGGAG GGAGGTCCCGTAGTCCAAGCCCTTCGGGACGCCGAGCCCGGAAGGACATGAGCCCCACCCCAGCGACTGAGATCAAGGGCAAGAAAACCACGGTGCCAGAACTCACCAAGGGCAAACAGACCATTAAT GTGAGAGTATTAGTAGTAGAGTCAGCCGAGGGAGATACG GTGCCCTTCAAAGGGAACAGTAAAAGTGCTAAAGGACCACGTGGTGCACATACAGAGGAACAGCGGAGAGTGCAGTCAGAAAAAATGCGACGGCACTGGAGCCCGCCCCCTGGGGTCAAAGTTGACAATTATAGTTTTGTCTGA
- the LOC105333796 gene encoding ankyrin repeat and MYND domain-containing protein 1 isoform X12, producing MSTLSEHLPKLSHAEFEKYPEPVEVHYKSGASYTGMVSNHLRCGQGVFKWPNGARYEGQYSENARNGKGLQIWQDGGQYEGEFLHDMRHGEGELKWSNGETYKGTFYKDRRHGKGEYIWPDGSKFSGTFFMDRKEGYGEFVFANGSKFEGLYKDDERLGPGVMTYGDNTQDIGLWHKEKLVKICTPISGAFTIHDHKEFVFSPEEHTLYINMNEEDRKPGSREKMKSTDIFDYLPENQLTDKVTDMYNETLDPGSLAINRSEFNREFFKEQDGEKSDGDEKVVAINRTPGMIEIQKHVHRHRNREKSMSFDVQEVMKGSRGGNFKQRGPLETASEELIMAAAQGDVKKVEDLLTSGKVHPDVADKNGHTALIGASVNWQTDVINVLLNNGANVNQLNDEGCSALSAGTIFFYPVEGFRYNIAERYLDVPSSPDKKSVNRSKATPSRSKSNASPTKQKTKSSLSEPLSSRSTLEDKRGISPDGGYPQNDNKPQVRIMEPGAQEAGEQNEETDVANGDTQPRSKDDPDSADFDSTATLHDYHIEVSERMIERCATQLSTNEKIVGGRRSNNSADLGRVRHLAIMKNERERMKSTLDLLLKRGADPNASGVPMPVLFFAIKSADVEVVKTLLEKGASTAITLPREKGGLAPLHIAAAIPGEEGVQITELLLEVGANPDVMAAEDDSFLNRTLEEEWSKDVILPESQELLGGRTPLQIACARDDNYKNACRVVHLLLEHQANPNLLCNGFSALALSIASGNDLAIDELLTYNCDPSLPLTHGVGSALCAATSTEYEYRRKNINQRLHLIDKLIKAGANILSPIPIGPKRIIGTAVDYAYYMFNQDRRISHMPFHALSHSERATYQARKKLLEHIGNILRTKAVEREKTRMDDEISSGRRSRSPSPGFVYIGAGAPLPPDAKIPKSLKGMDMGAGEMAKVTFESNDPSVGRGFPEREPANLPARALHSHASHFHVEEIDVVRLTASAQRKAATQSRLKPKNNFLVRKPLFKYCYECGRSVGVRLSACTRCKEVYYCGKSCKLAAWKARHSEECIRVGGRSRSPSPSGRRARKDMSPTPATEIKGKKTTVPELTKGKQTINVPFKGNSKSAKGPRGAHTEEQRRVQSEKMRRHWSPPPGVKVDNYSFV from the exons ATGTCAACTTTATCGGAGCACTTGCCAAAGCTGAGCCATGCAGAGTTTGAAAAGTACCCCGAACCTGTGGAGGTGCACTATAAGAGTGGCGCCAGCTACACAGGAATGGTCAGCAACCACTTGCGGTGTGGACAGGGAGTCTTCAAATGGCCCAACGGTGCTCGGTATGAAGGCCAATATTCGGAGAATGCCAGGAATGGAAAAG GTTTACAAATATGGCAAGATGGGGGCCAGTACGAGGGTGAATTTTTACATGACATGAGGCATGGGGAGGGAGAACTTAAGTGGAGCAATGGAGAG acATACAAAGGAACATTCTACAAAGATCGTCGCCATGGAAAAGGAGAATACATTTGGCCAGATGGATCAAAATTCTCGGGGACATTTTTCATGGACAGAAAGGAAGGATATGGAGAGTTTGTTTTTGCCAATGGTAGTAAATTTGAG GGGTTGTATAAGGATGATGAGAGACTGGGACCAGGGGTCATGACCTATGGGGACAACACACAGGACATAGGTCTGTGGCACAAAGAGAAGCTGGTCAAGATCTGCACCCCGATCAGTGGAGCGTTTACCATACACGACCACAAAGAGTTTGTGTTCAGCCCCGAGGAGCATACCCTTTACATTAACATGAATGAGGAGGATAGAAAACCTGGCTCCAGGGAGAAGATGAAGAGTACAGACATATTTGATTACTTACCGGAAAACCAGCTGACTGACAAAGTGACGGACATGTATAACGAGACTTTGGACCCCGGAAGTCTGGCCATCAATCGTTCAGAGTTCAATCGAGAATTCTTCAAAGAACAGGATGGAGAGAAATCGGATGGAGACGAGAAAGTGGTAGCTATTAATCGCACCCCAGGAATGATCGAAATACAAAAGCATGTTCATCGCCATAGGAACCGAGAAAAAAGCATGTCATTTGATGTCCAAGAGGTGATGAAGGGAAGCAGGGGAGGGAATTTTAAACAGAGGGGGCCATTGGAGACAGCTTCAGAAGAACTCATCATGGCCGCCGCTCAGGGGGATGTCAAAAAGGTGGAGGATCTTCTGACATCTGGAAAAGTCCATCCTGATGTCGCAGACAAAAACGGTCATACTGCACTCATAGGGGCCAGC GTAAATTGGCAGACTGATGTCATCAATGTGTTACTGAATAATGGTGCCAATGTAAACCAACTCAATGATGAGGGATGCTCTGCTTTGTCTGCTGGCACTATTTTCTTCTACCCTGTGGAGGGATTTAG ATATAATATAGCagaaagatatttagatgtacCTTCATCGCCTGACAAAAAATCAGTAAATCGTAGTAAAGCAACTCCCTCTAGAAGCAAGTCAAATGCAAGCCcaacaaaacagaaaacaaaatcctCCCTCAGTGAGCCTCTTTCTAGTCGCAGTACCTTAGAGGACAAACGAGGTATCAGCCCTGATGGTGGATACCCTCAAAATGACAACAAGCCCCAGGTTCGTATCATGGAGCCCGGGGCTCAGGAGGCAGGTGAGCAGAATGAGGAGACAGATGTGGCCAATGGGGACACTCAACCGAGGAGCAAGGATGACCCAGATAGCGCGGATTTTGATTCTACGGCCACGTTACATGATTACCACATTGAGGTTTCGGAGAGAATGATAGAAAGGTGTGCCACTCAGCTCAGCACCAATGAGAAGATTGTCGGAGGCAGACGGTCAAACAACAGCGCTGATCTTGGAAGAGTCAGGCATCTTGCAATCATGAAAAATGA GCGAGAGAGAATGAAGAGCACCTTAGATTTATTGTTAAAGAGAGGAGCGGATCCCAATGCCTCAGGGGTGCCTATGCCAGTTCTCTTCTTTGCAATAAAATCAGCTGATGTGGAAGTGGTGAAGACTCTACTGGAGAAGGGAGCATCCACAGCCATCACCCTTCCAAGAGAG AAGGGAGGTCTGGCCCCTCTACACATTGCTGCAGCTATACCCGGGGAGGAAGGGGTACAGATAACAGAACTTCTCCTGGAGGTGGGGGCCAACCCTGACGTCATGGCGGCAGAAGACGACTCATTCCTCAACAGGACTTTG GAGGAGGAGTGGTCCAAAGATGTCATTCTGCCAGAGAGTCAAGAGTTGTTAGGTGGGCGTACACCATTGCAGATTGCATGTGCTAGAGATGACAATTATAAG AATGCCTGTCGAGTGGTACATCTGCTGTTGGAGCACCAAGCCAACCCTAACCTCCTGTGTAATGGATTCTCTGCCCTGGCTCTGTCCATTGCCAGCGGCAACGACCTG GCTATTGATGAACTTTTGACCTATAACTGTGACCCCAGTTTACCTTTGACCCATGGAGTAGGCAGTGCCTTGTGTGCTGCAACATCAACAGAATACGAGTACAGACgaaaaaatatcaatcaaagACTGCATCTT ATTGATAAGTTAATCAAAGCTGGAGCCAACATTTTGTCACCTATTCCAATTGGACCCAAGAGAATCATTGGAACCGCTGTAGACTATGCCTACTACATGTTCAATCAG GATCGTCGTATATCGCACATGCCCTTTCACGCTCTGTCGCACAGTGAGCGGGCTACTTACCAGGCTAGGAAGAAACTGCTGGAACATATTGGTAACATTTTAAGAACCAAAGCAGTTGAAAGAGAGAAAACGCGCATGGATGACGAAATCAGTTCTGGAAGGCGAA GTAGAAGCCCCAGTCCTGGATTTGTCTACATTGGAGCAGGGGCCCCTCTACCCCCTGATGCCAAGATTCCCAAGTCCCTCAAGGGAATGGATATGGGAGCAGGGGAAATGGCAAAAGTCACTTTTGAGTCCAATGATCCCAGTGTAGGACGAGGGTTTCCGGAACGCGAACCAGCTAATCTTCCGGCCAG AGCTTTGCATTCACATGCTAGCCATTTCCATGTTGAGGAAATCGATGTGGTACGCTTGACTGCTTCTGCACAGAGGAAAGCAGCCACACAATCTCGACTCAAGCCTAAAAATAACTTCCTTGTCAG GAAGCCTCTGTTTAAGTACTGCTATGAATGCGGTCGGTCAGTaggcgtccgtctgtctgctTGTACCAGGTGTAAGGAGGTGTACTACTGTGGAAAGTCCTGTAAACTGGCAGCCTGGAAGGCCAGACATAGCGAAGAGTGCATCAGGGTCGGAG GGAGGTCCCGTAGTCCAAGCCCTTCGGGACGCCGAGCCCGGAAGGACATGAGCCCCACCCCAGCGACTGAGATCAAGGGCAAGAAAACCACGGTGCCAGAACTCACCAAGGGCAAACAGACCATTAAT GTGCCCTTCAAAGGGAACAGTAAAAGTGCTAAAGGACCACGTGGTGCACATACAGAGGAACAGCGGAGAGTGCAGTCAGAAAAAATGCGACGGCACTGGAGCCCGCCCCCTGGGGTCAAAGTTGACAATTATAGTTTTGTCTGA
- the LOC105333796 gene encoding ankyrin repeat and MYND domain-containing protein 1 isoform X7, with protein MSTLSEHLPKLSHAEFEKYPEPVEVHYKSGASYTGMVSNHLRCGQGVFKWPNGARYEGQYSENARNGKGLQIWQDGGQYEGEFLHDMRHGEGELKWSNGETYKGTFYKDRRHGKGEYIWPDGSKFSGTFFMDRKEGYGEFVFANGSKFEGLYKDDERLGPGVMTYGDNTQDIGLWHKEKLVKICTPISGAFTIHDHKEFVFSPEEHTLYINMNEEDRKPGSREKMKSTDIFDYLPENQLTDKVTDMYNETLDPGSLAINRSEFNREFFKEQDGEKSDGDEKVVAINRTPGMIEIQKHVHRHRNREKSMSFDVQEVMKGSRGGNFKQRGPLETASEELIMAAAQGDVKKVEDLLTSGKVHPDVADKNGHTALIGASVNWQTDVINVLLNNGANVNQLNDEGCSALSAGTIFFYPVEGFRYNIAERYLDVPSSPDKKSVNRSKATPSRSKSNASPTKQKTKSSLSEPLSSRSTLEDKRGISPDGGYPQNDNKPQVRIMEPGAQEAGEQNEETDVANGDTQPRSKDDPDSADFDSTATLHDYHIEVSERMIERCATQLSTNEKIVGGRRSNNSADLGRVRHLAIMKNERERMKSTLDLLLKRGADPNASGVPMPVLFFAIKSADVEVVKTLLEKGASTAITLPREKGGLAPLHIAAAIPGEEGVQITELLLEVGANPDVMAAEDDSFLNRTLEEEWSKDVILPESQELLGGRTPLQIACARDDNYKNACRVVHLLLEHQANPNLLCNGFSALALSIASGNDLAIDELLTYNCDPSLPLTHGVGSALCAATSTEYEYRRKNINQRLHLIDKLIKAGANILSPIPIGPKRIIGTAVDYAYYMFNQDRRISHMPFHALSHSERATYQARKKLLEHIGNILRTKAVEREKTRMDDEISSGRRSRSPSPGFVYIGAGAPLPPDAKIPKSLKGMDMGAGEMAKVTFESNDPSVGRGFPEREPANLPASLEFVRHGSLTSLQSSFHWNPLHPLFKYCYECGRSVGVRLSACTRCKEVYYCGKSCKLAAWKARHSEECIRVGGVAYSTCLSWDEGRTKPQVQINCWVTSNGKGRSRSPSPSGRRARKDMSPTPATEIKGKKTTVPELTKGKQTINVRVLVVESAEGDTVPFKGNSKSAKGPRGAHTEEQRRVQSEKMRRHWSPPPGVKVDNYSFV; from the exons ATGTCAACTTTATCGGAGCACTTGCCAAAGCTGAGCCATGCAGAGTTTGAAAAGTACCCCGAACCTGTGGAGGTGCACTATAAGAGTGGCGCCAGCTACACAGGAATGGTCAGCAACCACTTGCGGTGTGGACAGGGAGTCTTCAAATGGCCCAACGGTGCTCGGTATGAAGGCCAATATTCGGAGAATGCCAGGAATGGAAAAG GTTTACAAATATGGCAAGATGGGGGCCAGTACGAGGGTGAATTTTTACATGACATGAGGCATGGGGAGGGAGAACTTAAGTGGAGCAATGGAGAG acATACAAAGGAACATTCTACAAAGATCGTCGCCATGGAAAAGGAGAATACATTTGGCCAGATGGATCAAAATTCTCGGGGACATTTTTCATGGACAGAAAGGAAGGATATGGAGAGTTTGTTTTTGCCAATGGTAGTAAATTTGAG GGGTTGTATAAGGATGATGAGAGACTGGGACCAGGGGTCATGACCTATGGGGACAACACACAGGACATAGGTCTGTGGCACAAAGAGAAGCTGGTCAAGATCTGCACCCCGATCAGTGGAGCGTTTACCATACACGACCACAAAGAGTTTGTGTTCAGCCCCGAGGAGCATACCCTTTACATTAACATGAATGAGGAGGATAGAAAACCTGGCTCCAGGGAGAAGATGAAGAGTACAGACATATTTGATTACTTACCGGAAAACCAGCTGACTGACAAAGTGACGGACATGTATAACGAGACTTTGGACCCCGGAAGTCTGGCCATCAATCGTTCAGAGTTCAATCGAGAATTCTTCAAAGAACAGGATGGAGAGAAATCGGATGGAGACGAGAAAGTGGTAGCTATTAATCGCACCCCAGGAATGATCGAAATACAAAAGCATGTTCATCGCCATAGGAACCGAGAAAAAAGCATGTCATTTGATGTCCAAGAGGTGATGAAGGGAAGCAGGGGAGGGAATTTTAAACAGAGGGGGCCATTGGAGACAGCTTCAGAAGAACTCATCATGGCCGCCGCTCAGGGGGATGTCAAAAAGGTGGAGGATCTTCTGACATCTGGAAAAGTCCATCCTGATGTCGCAGACAAAAACGGTCATACTGCACTCATAGGGGCCAGC GTAAATTGGCAGACTGATGTCATCAATGTGTTACTGAATAATGGTGCCAATGTAAACCAACTCAATGATGAGGGATGCTCTGCTTTGTCTGCTGGCACTATTTTCTTCTACCCTGTGGAGGGATTTAG ATATAATATAGCagaaagatatttagatgtacCTTCATCGCCTGACAAAAAATCAGTAAATCGTAGTAAAGCAACTCCCTCTAGAAGCAAGTCAAATGCAAGCCcaacaaaacagaaaacaaaatcctCCCTCAGTGAGCCTCTTTCTAGTCGCAGTACCTTAGAGGACAAACGAGGTATCAGCCCTGATGGTGGATACCCTCAAAATGACAACAAGCCCCAGGTTCGTATCATGGAGCCCGGGGCTCAGGAGGCAGGTGAGCAGAATGAGGAGACAGATGTGGCCAATGGGGACACTCAACCGAGGAGCAAGGATGACCCAGATAGCGCGGATTTTGATTCTACGGCCACGTTACATGATTACCACATTGAGGTTTCGGAGAGAATGATAGAAAGGTGTGCCACTCAGCTCAGCACCAATGAGAAGATTGTCGGAGGCAGACGGTCAAACAACAGCGCTGATCTTGGAAGAGTCAGGCATCTTGCAATCATGAAAAATGA GCGAGAGAGAATGAAGAGCACCTTAGATTTATTGTTAAAGAGAGGAGCGGATCCCAATGCCTCAGGGGTGCCTATGCCAGTTCTCTTCTTTGCAATAAAATCAGCTGATGTGGAAGTGGTGAAGACTCTACTGGAGAAGGGAGCATCCACAGCCATCACCCTTCCAAGAGAG AAGGGAGGTCTGGCCCCTCTACACATTGCTGCAGCTATACCCGGGGAGGAAGGGGTACAGATAACAGAACTTCTCCTGGAGGTGGGGGCCAACCCTGACGTCATGGCGGCAGAAGACGACTCATTCCTCAACAGGACTTTG GAGGAGGAGTGGTCCAAAGATGTCATTCTGCCAGAGAGTCAAGAGTTGTTAGGTGGGCGTACACCATTGCAGATTGCATGTGCTAGAGATGACAATTATAAG AATGCCTGTCGAGTGGTACATCTGCTGTTGGAGCACCAAGCCAACCCTAACCTCCTGTGTAATGGATTCTCTGCCCTGGCTCTGTCCATTGCCAGCGGCAACGACCTG GCTATTGATGAACTTTTGACCTATAACTGTGACCCCAGTTTACCTTTGACCCATGGAGTAGGCAGTGCCTTGTGTGCTGCAACATCAACAGAATACGAGTACAGACgaaaaaatatcaatcaaagACTGCATCTT ATTGATAAGTTAATCAAAGCTGGAGCCAACATTTTGTCACCTATTCCAATTGGACCCAAGAGAATCATTGGAACCGCTGTAGACTATGCCTACTACATGTTCAATCAG GATCGTCGTATATCGCACATGCCCTTTCACGCTCTGTCGCACAGTGAGCGGGCTACTTACCAGGCTAGGAAGAAACTGCTGGAACATATTGGTAACATTTTAAGAACCAAAGCAGTTGAAAGAGAGAAAACGCGCATGGATGACGAAATCAGTTCTGGAAGGCGAA GTAGAAGCCCCAGTCCTGGATTTGTCTACATTGGAGCAGGGGCCCCTCTACCCCCTGATGCCAAGATTCCCAAGTCCCTCAAGGGAATGGATATGGGAGCAGGGGAAATGGCAAAAGTCACTTTTGAGTCCAATGATCCCAGTGTAGGACGAGGGTTTCCGGAACGCGAACCAGCTAATCTTCCGGCCAG CCTCGAATTTGTTCGTCATGGATCACTGACTTCGCTTCAGAGCTCTTTTCACTGGAACCCTCTGCAC CCTCTGTTTAAGTACTGCTATGAATGCGGTCGGTCAGTaggcgtccgtctgtctgctTGTACCAGGTGTAAGGAGGTGTACTACTGTGGAAAGTCCTGTAAACTGGCAGCCTGGAAGGCCAGACATAGCGAAGAGTGCATCAGGGTCGGAG GTGTCGCGTACAGTACATGTTTGTCATGGGACGAAGGTAGAACAAAGCCGCAGGTTCAAATTAACTGCTGGGTGACATCTAACGGCAAAG GGAGGTCCCGTAGTCCAAGCCCTTCGGGACGCCGAGCCCGGAAGGACATGAGCCCCACCCCAGCGACTGAGATCAAGGGCAAGAAAACCACGGTGCCAGAACTCACCAAGGGCAAACAGACCATTAAT GTGAGAGTATTAGTAGTAGAGTCAGCCGAGGGAGATACG GTGCCCTTCAAAGGGAACAGTAAAAGTGCTAAAGGACCACGTGGTGCACATACAGAGGAACAGCGGAGAGTGCAGTCAGAAAAAATGCGACGGCACTGGAGCCCGCCCCCTGGGGTCAAAGTTGACAATTATAGTTTTGTCTGA